From the genome of Clostridium felsineum DSM 794:
TTTTACATTTATATAGAAACAGGGGGTAGTTTACAAAAAAATGAGTTTATTCTACTTATATAAAGGCTCTAGTACATCTAATCACACGCTAAAGTTAATTTTATAGCGATATTGAAATAAATTGATTATAAGCATTTATATCGAAATATTATCGTAAAACTTTAAAATACTATGAAATACTTTGAAATGCTACGTAATACAAAACGCAAAACCTTAAAATATGTGTTATCGGTAAAGCATTTAAAATTTATAGGTGATAAGTTTTTATACGGTATTATCTATAAAATAAGAAAAATAAAGAGTTTGATAGAATTTTTAATATGTAGTAATCATTTATATGAAGAATTTAAGACATCTAATCACACACGCAACTTAATTTTTACGATATAAAATTAATGGATTATAATTTTGAAAGTGTTTGAAAAAAATTTACATTTATATTATAATGTTCATGAAATTATAATATAAGGAATGTATCGATAAGATTCCAACGCGGTTAATTAATAATTATTTCTTACTACATAAAATGCTGATGTAAAGATAATTAAAGAAGGGAAATTGAATTTGTATGCGGAATACTAAAAATAAAAAAAACGATTATTTTGAAGCGAAAGAAATGTTAGTATCTAATATCCAAGAGTCGATTAATGTATATATAAATGATAATGTAGAAAGTTTGAGTAATACAGTAGCTATTGGAAATAGTTTTTCTGAATGGTGTCTATATAATTTGTTTAACCTTAGAGAGGACGAAGTTGTAAGTGCTTGTGAAATATCAGGAAAATATGATAATGGTATAGATGCAATATTTGAAATATCAGATATATTGTATGTGTTTCAGTTTAAATATAATAGTGCTCATAGTTTGGATTCATTAATTAGGTTTAAGCATGATTGTGAGAGGTTGCTAAATAAAGAGCCAATTACTGATAGAGATATAGTTAAGGAAAAATGTGCTATTATTAGGGATAGATACGCACAGAATAAAATAATAGAGTGTTATTATATAACTAATAAAGTTTATACTGAGCAAGAAAATGGACAAATTAAAGATATTAGAGATATTGATAGTAATGTTAAAATACATTATTGGGATGTTAATAATATGATTGATAAAATAGAGGAAGTTAGTGGAAGACTTCCAAAAGAATTTAGAGGAAAAAGGATAAATCTTATTTTGAGTAAAAGTTTTGAAACTGATGGAACTACAATAGTAGGAATGACATCGTTAAGCAATTTTGCAACATTTATAAAAAAGGGAGGAAATTTATTATTTCATTCCAATATAAGAAACTATTTATCAAAGACTAAGGTTAATAAAGGGATTGAAAAAACATTAGAAACATGCCCTGACAAGTTTTGGTATTATAATAATGGGGTAACAATTGTGTGTGAGGAATATACTCCAAGTGGTTCTGTGTATAGTTTAATTGAGCCTCAAATAGTTAATGGATGTCAAACTGCCAAATCCATACTAAGTTATTTTACAGGAAAAAGTGATAAAGAATCACAGGATAAGGGTTTAAAAGGAAATTTGTTAATTAAAATTATTAGGACTAAAAAAAGTAATACAGAACATGAGAAAAAAGAATTAAGGGATAATATAACAAGATATACAAATAGTCAAAATGCGGTTAGAGGATTGGATTTCTATGCATTAGATGAATTTCAACGAAGTTTACAAAAGAGATTTGAACAGATTGGATATTATTATGAAATTCAAAGAGGGGCTTTTATTTCACTTAAGAAAAATGTTAGAAGTAAGTATAAAGGTATCAAAGAATATGACTATTTAGTAACAAAAAAGTTTAGAGGTGTATTGCCAGCTAAGGAAATAATACAAGCATATACAGCAGGTGTAAAACAATTACCTAATGTTGCATATGGAAAAGCAGATGAATTAACTCCGTTAGGTTCAAAATGGGATGATATTTGTAATGAAAAAACAATTACAACTCCTTTAGAACTATTTTTGTTCCCTTTTCTTATATTAAAATATATAAAAAACAACTTAGGATATAAAGCAGGAGCAAATGATTTTAGAAAGTCAGCATCTCTTTTGTTTGTCACTTGTTATTTTATGACGTTTGTAGAAATTATGCAAAAGATTACCAACCAGCAATATGAATTTATTGAGGATATTGATATTGAAATTTTAAAGAAAATATTTAGAGAAAAAAGTATTAATAAAGAGTTAGTTAATCTTACACATAGTATAATAGATAATTTTCTTACTGATAGTAAAATTGAAGATGACTATATTCAAGATAATATAAATACATTTTTAAAATCTTTAGATAAATCTAAAAGTGAGTGCTGGTATATTCTAAACAAAAAAATAAAAAAATATATTAATGGTGAAAGTAAATTAATTCAAGAAATAAGTACGTTATTAGTAGAAAATGAATAATAAAAAAATTATTATTTATGAATTTATAAGAAAAAATAGTATTGAGAAGTAAAAATTAACATATTTGACTTAAGGTTAAAGGAAGTGTAAATGTGAAAAATCTGTTTAATAGTAAAAAGAAAATAATTATAGGAGTTATTTTCTTATGTGTAATATTAATTGGTGGAAGTATAGGGGGTTATGAGTATATTTCAATTCAAAAACATAAAGAATATGAATCAGCATTTACTAAAACTACATTAGATGTTATGGGTCAAACAGTAATTTGTGAACAGATGATAGAAGTTTTTTCTACTAAATGGAGTACAGCGATTGATGATGGGGAAGATTTTAATAATGCAATAAGTGAGGTTCAACAAGGGTTTAAAGATGATGGAACTTTAAATAAGGTAAATAATAATAAGGCTAAGATAGAAAAAGAAATGATTAAATTGCAAAATCCACCGAAAGATTATGAAAAAGCATATAATTTGTTTGTTGAATTATACAGCAAATATGGACAAATATATAGTCAAGCAACAAGTCCTACGGGGTCGTTAACAACTTATAATGAAGATACAAATTCTAAATCAAGTGAATTTAATGAAATATATGATAAGTTAGCAGTATTAAGACCTGAAATTAAATCAAACAAAAAATAAAGTATACGCTCCAATTGGGGCGTATTTTTTATACCAAAAATCAAGAAACGAAAGGTGATAGTGATAATATGATTGTATTAGATGGATTGAACATGAAATTAAATCATAAAAACTAATTTACTAATGATTGGTATGCTATATATCTACAGGAGGAAGGATTAATATTTACAGATACATAATTAGTGGAGTTTTGTAAGTGTTTAAGTATTATTGCTTTCAAAAAAAATAAGAGATATAATAAAAGAATAATTAAATAATGAATGGATTTATTTTGTAACAAATCATTGGAAATAAGCAGTTAAGCCAACTTCTAAGGTAAAGTTTGTTTTTTTCACGGCGTAAAGGGCATGGAATTCAAAAATGTATTCATAGTAAATTGCAATGAAGAAAATATACCGCATAAAAATAGTATTGAAGAAAATATAGAAGAAGAGAGAAGACTTTTTTATGTTGGAATAACTAGAGCTATAGAAAACTTGTGGATTTCTATAGTAAGCGAACTTAAAGGCTGTGAGCGTAAGCCATCAAGATTTATTAAAGAATGTAAACTAAACTTAAATGATTTTGAAGGGAAATATAAAAAAGGCGAGAAAGTACAGCATGTTTCCTTTGGAATAGGAGAAATTTTAAACATTGATGATGACGTTACAGAAATAAAGTTTCAGGATAGTGTAAGAAGATTTGATACTAGTGTGCTTTTAAATGCTAAACTTATGTGGAAATGTTAGTGAAAAAGAAAACTTACTCCATTCATTATTTTAATTAAATTATTGTATAATGGATGGAGTAAATTATGGGTAGTAAAAAGTTAATTAACGTAAGAAAATCAACTCAAAAGAGCATATCTGAACTGTATAAAGAATATCTAAATTATTGTATTTCTATCGGTCAAACAGATGGAACTATAGTATCGAAAACATCTTATTTTAAATTTACTTTAAATAAAATTGTAAATGTTGAAGGTAATATTTCTACTTTTACACAGGATAAATTGGAAAAACATATTATTATGATGAGGAAGAATAAATATAGTAGTAATTATATTCAAGGTGTGGTTATAAAATCCAAAGCATTTTTGACTTGGTGCTTTAACCATCAATATATAGAAAAGTTTAAAATAAAAATACCTCAAGCAACACAGAAGAAAAAAACAGTTTATACAGAAGAAGAATTAAAAAAATTATTAAAAAAACCTAATTTGAAAACTTGTTTAGTTGGAACTTATAAAAATTGGGTTACAGTCAATACATTACTTGGTACAGGATGTAGGGCTGAAACGCTATTAAATATTTTAGTAAAAGATGTGGATTTTATAAATAGTACCATATTATTTCGCCATATGAAAATGCACAAACAAATAAGTGTACCATTAAGCCCAACTTTATCTAGCGTATTGAGAGAGTACATTCAACTTTTAGATTTTAAACAGGATGATTTTTTATTTCCAAAGTTGAATAAAAAGAAAATGAGTTACGACACCTTACATCAAAATATTAGTATTTTTTGTAAACATAGAAATATTCAAATGAGGGGAATAAATACGTTTAGGAATACATTTGCAACTTTATTTATAAAAAACGGAAATAATAACATATATCTTCTCCAGAAATTGTTGGGACATTCAGATATTCGTATGACAGAAAGATATATAAATCTTTTACCATGTCAGATGGCTGAGGATATAAACAAATACAACCCTCTGGATGTACTGAATCAGCAAAGATTAAGTATTAAAAGAGGAGGTAAACAATAATGACAGATGAACAGAAAGAATTATTTAGAATATATTGTGACCTTCAATCAGAAGAATTTAAAGAAGAAATTATAGATTACGAATCTCTTAAAATGGTTGATGTGCAATATGCTATAAAAGTTAATTTTACATGGGGATGGCTCAGGGTTTACAAGAAAAAAAATAATGGAATTGAATGGTACTAGGAGGTAATAGATAAATGAACGGAAATTTTACGATAATAAAAAACAAAGATATTACCTCCAGTCTTACTAATGGTGCTTTTAGATTATATGTACTTTTAGAATCATATTGCTATGGTAATAGTAAAAATACGTGTTATCCTTCTCAATTAACGTTAGGAGAAAAATTAAACAGAAGTGTTAGAACAATACAACGTTATTTAAAGGAATTAGAAAGTAAAGGATATGTGGCAAAAAAAAGGAGAGGCAGTACAAGTAATATCTACAAAATGCTAAAAAAAGTAATACAACAGAAAATAGAAAAATCCATAAATAGTGCTAAAAATGCTTATAACAAATATAAAAAGAAAATAGATAATTTTAATGATTATAGCCAGAGAGAATATGATTACAAAGATTTAGAAAAGAAATTAACCTCTTGGCAATTTGAATGATTGAATAGAAGAATCTGCTAAAGGTGGATACTCTAACAGATTCAAAAAACTTAATTAGTAATCTAAACACTTATTATTATAACAGAAATTTTCAAAAAAATGTATATAATAAGTGTATTTGTTATATTTAAAAATCATGTTTTTGTTATGGTAAGTCATGTTTTTGTTGGTTGAAATATAAGATAATGTCGGTTAATAATCTAAATATAAGTAAATGTCGGTCTGAATTTTTTTAACTATAAGGGATTGTCGGTTCAAAAATAAAAAGTATGCTAAATGATATTGTAATACTTTAATTATGTCGTATTAGAGACGACAAGCATGTAACAGTTGAGACGACAAGCATTACATAGAAATAATACATTCTAATAAGAATTAAATTTAATAATAATGACCGACATTTCCTTATAATAAGAATTGATAAAACGTTATAATATATTATGAATAAGAAATACCATGAATACTTATAATACTTATAAAAATTGCATAAATGAGGGTATGATATTATGATAGAAGAAAAATGCACCAAAGAAGAATATAGTTATTGCAAGACATGTAAAGAATCAATTAGTAATCTAAAAACATATAGAATTAGCGATAGTGCTATAGTGTTTGCTGAATATGAATATATACGTCAATTTTTAGTAGAGAGTTATGGTAAAGCAGATTTCAGATTGTTTTTAAAAGATAAATGTATTATAGAACCTTGTTTTGTAGTATGGGAACATGAACTGTATAAGTCAATGTTTCATAACAAGCATATGTCATATACAGAATATATTAATTATGAATACGGGTTGTTTAAATTATTAATAGATAATTATGGATTGTTAATAGATAGAGGAAATTTATTAATGAAAACAATAGAAAAAAATCAAAAGATAGTAGAAAAATCAATCAATAAGCAAGTGGGGAAATCTTTTGGAAATGTAATGTTTGAAAGAAAACTAATGGATAATAATATACAATTTAAAAGTGAAAAAACGTTTGAAGGATGTAAGGATAAAAAAGCATTAAGATTTGATTTTTATTTACAAGATTTAAATGAAGTTGTTGAGATTGATGGTTTACAGCATAAAAAAGTTGTTGAGTATTTTGGGGGAAAACTAGGATATCTTGATAGAGTAAAAAAAGATAAAATTAAGAATAATTATTGTGAAAATAATAAAATAAAAATTACAAGGATAGTGTATGACCCTAATAAGATAGAACAGTACAATCATTCTTTGGATATTAAAATTAATCAAATATTGAAAGAATGCAAAAAAGGTAGAGATTAATTATTTCTCTACCTTATAACTTTTTTGTAGTTCAATAATATCAGATAAGTTGCAATTAAGGGCTTCACATGTTTTTTCTAAAATTGAAAACTGGATACTTGTAGTCCTATTTTTACATATGTTATGCATAGATTTGTAGGTGATTCCAATTTCTTTTGCTAACCAATATATTGTTCTACCTTTTTTTTCTAATACTTCTTCAATTTTAATTTTTATAGGCATAATATTACCTCCATGCAATATTATATAATAATATATATTGATATTTCAATACCTATATATATTAAAGTATTCATACTATAGATACTTGACAACCTATATATAAGTGGTACAATTATAATTGTGGAAAGAAAAGTATATTAGTTATGGGTTGTATACGACTTATATATATTACAATACATATAAAACAAACAAAAAGGAGTCTGATTTTTATGAAAAAAGTTAATAATTTTAGAACGTTCAGAGACGTGTTGCTGGATGAGGATAAAAAAATTGGGATTTACATGGCTAAGAAGCATTATACTAAACCTATAAAATGCATGATGGCTAGAAATTTTTTGTTATACAAAAGAACCTCTAATAAAGAAGAAAATTTTAATTACACTGATTTAACAAAAAATAATCTTGAGGATATATTTTTACAGAGTCTTACAAATCAAGATGTCTACTACATAGAGGAATGTATGAAAATAAATAATTGGACAATTAAAACTTTATATAATGAAGTAAAAATAAGAGGGTGTAATGTTCTCCAAGTTGTAGGGTGTCCTAAATGAGGAAATATACGAGTAGGGAAAGTTCTATGATAAAGAATCTAA
Proteins encoded in this window:
- a CDS encoding AIPR family protein, with the translated sequence MLVSNIQESINVYINDNVESLSNTVAIGNSFSEWCLYNLFNLREDEVVSACEISGKYDNGIDAIFEISDILYVFQFKYNSAHSLDSLIRFKHDCERLLNKEPITDRDIVKEKCAIIRDRYAQNKIIECYYITNKVYTEQENGQIKDIRDIDSNVKIHYWDVNNMIDKIEEVSGRLPKEFRGKRINLILSKSFETDGTTIVGMTSLSNFATFIKKGGNLLFHSNIRNYLSKTKVNKGIEKTLETCPDKFWYYNNGVTIVCEEYTPSGSVYSLIEPQIVNGCQTAKSILSYFTGKSDKESQDKGLKGNLLIKIIRTKKSNTEHEKKELRDNITRYTNSQNAVRGLDFYALDEFQRSLQKRFEQIGYYYEIQRGAFISLKKNVRSKYKGIKEYDYLVTKKFRGVLPAKEIIQAYTAGVKQLPNVAYGKADELTPLGSKWDDICNEKTITTPLELFLFPFLILKYIKNNLGYKAGANDFRKSASLLFVTCYFMTFVEIMQKITNQQYEFIEDIDIEILKKIFREKSINKELVNLTHSIIDNFLTDSKIEDDYIQDNINTFLKSLDKSKSECWYILNKKIKKYINGESKLIQEISTLLVENE
- a CDS encoding helix-turn-helix domain-containing protein, with the protein product MNGNFTIIKNKDITSSLTNGAFRLYVLLESYCYGNSKNTCYPSQLTLGEKLNRSVRTIQRYLKELESKGYVAKKRRGSTSNIYKMLKKVIQQKIEKSINSAKNAYNKYKKKIDNFNDYSQREYDYKDLEKKLTSWQFE
- a CDS encoding tyrosine-type recombinase/integrase, with protein sequence MGSKKLINVRKSTQKSISELYKEYLNYCISIGQTDGTIVSKTSYFKFTLNKIVNVEGNISTFTQDKLEKHIIMMRKNKYSSNYIQGVVIKSKAFLTWCFNHQYIEKFKIKIPQATQKKKTVYTEEELKKLLKKPNLKTCLVGTYKNWVTVNTLLGTGCRAETLLNILVKDVDFINSTILFRHMKMHKQISVPLSPTLSSVLREYIQLLDFKQDDFLFPKLNKKKMSYDTLHQNISIFCKHRNIQMRGINTFRNTFATLFIKNGNNNIYLLQKLLGHSDIRMTERYINLLPCQMAEDINKYNPLDVLNQQRLSIKRGGKQ
- a CDS encoding helix-turn-helix domain-containing protein, coding for MPIKIKIEEVLEKKGRTIYWLAKEIGITYKSMHNICKNRTTSIQFSILEKTCEALNCNLSDIIELQKSYKVEK